The window CATCGACGAGCTCTGCGAGTTCGACGGGCTCCGGATCCCTGACCGCCTCGCCCTGCCGTGCCAGCGTCAGCAGGTCGTCGATGAGCGTCTCCATCCGGTCGAGCGCGTCCGCACTCCGGTCGAGGTGGTCGCTTTCGTACTCCTCGCGGGCGAGTTCCAGCCGCCCGCTCGCGACGCTGAGCGGGTTTCGGAGATCGTGGCTGACGACGCTGGCGAACTGATCGAGCCGCTCCGTCTGCCGTTCGAGTTCCCGTTGGCGTCGCTGCTGTTGGGTGACGTCCCGGAGCACGAGCAGGTCGCCGCGTTTCTGCTCGTCGCGGGTGCGGATCGGCGAGACGCCGATATCGAAGGTCCGTTGTTCCCCGTCGAGGTCAAGGGAGACGGTACTCTTCGCTCCGTCCACCGCATTCGCTAGCGCGGGAGCGACGTCCGAGAGCGTCTCCGCTCCCTCAGGGACGAGACGAGCAGCGGCGTCGTTGAGCGCGATCGGTCCCCGAACGTCGTCGCGGACGATGATCGGGTCGTTCATCTCCTCCAGTAGCAGGTCCGTCACCAGCGGCTCGTAGTCGAGGAAGTCGTACGCGAAGAGCGCGCTCCCGACGACGACGACGGTGACGGTGAAGAAGATCGGCGAAGGATCGAGCGACGGATGGAGGCTGTAGCCGCCGACGTAGTATGCGACGTTGATGCCGACGAACGCCAGATCGCCGCCGAGGACGGCGAGCGCTTGGCGACCCTGGCCGCCGACCGCCCGTCGCGCAAAGCGTATCAGCAGCCAATACGTCACGAGGACGGCGCCGTAGATGACGAGAAGATTCGCGGTGAAGAGATCCGTCGGAGTCCACTCGACCAACATCAGTCCCTGGAACGACGCCGGACGAGGATCGGCGAGCAGAAGCTCGGTCACCGGGTTCGTGAGAACGAGCAGGACGTAGATCGCGTTCCACCCGAGAAACAGCGTTCGAGGCCACCCCCGGAAGCGCTCGTCCCGCCGCGTGTAGGCCACCACGAAGACCACCCACGAGACGAGCGATCCGAGCGCGAAGACGTACGAGAGCGTTTTGAACGCCAGCGCCGCGTTGAACGTCGGGCTGAGCCAAGTCAGCGCCGTTGCCGTCGACCAAGCCGACTGAAACAGCACGAACCACAGAAACGGGCGGGCGGCTGCCGTGTCGCTACGGCGCCACGCGAGAAGCGCGAGCGCGCCTCCGATCACGGCGCTGACGAACGCTGCACCGACGAGCCCGGTCGCCAGAGCTGACAACTCGGTCACTCGTGCCTCGTTTTCCGGGACTCAATATAAAGATCCGGCGGCGTCCAGCGCGGTTGTCACCAGCGAACCGCACTCTGCGACCGGGTGGTTGGGGGGCAACCTATCGGCTCAGTAGCCGGGGGGTCGAACCGACGGAGCCATCAGTATTCCGCGCCGTCGGCGTCGAGTCCCGCCGCGAAGCCGCGACCGAACAGGTAGTAGGTCGCGATCTGGACGTAGAACAGGCCGAAGATTCCGACGAGCAGGAGGGTCAGAACGCTCGCGATGGTCCCCAAAACGAGGCTGACAGCGATCACGAGCACCCACGCGATCAGGTATTCACGGGTCAGCGCACCCGAGAGCACCGTCGACAGATCGAACGCCGCCACGAGCGAATCCTCGCGGGCAAAGTTCGCGAACATCGCGGGGACGACGTAGCTGAGCAGGAGAACGGCAACGGCGAAGACGACTATCCCGAGAAGCCCCAACCGGCCGCTCGCCGCACCGGGATCCACCCCGGAGGGATCGCCGGCGAGGAGCGATCCCGCGCCCAGCAGGACCGCGACGGCGATCTGCACGGCGAGGAGGACGATCACTACGAAGACGTTCAGGACGAACAGTTTCACCCCGTCGATCAGCAGTTCCACCCAGTCGTCGAACTGCGGTAGATCGGGATCACCGTTCGTGACGCCGCGTAGGACGCGCACGTAATACCCCTGCAGGAAGAACCACGGCAGTACCAGCACCGAAAGGACGGTCAGAAGGCCGCCGATGAGGATCGTGCGGACCCAGCTTTCGCCGTCCAGCGGATAGCGGAGAGCGTCGGAAAGCATCGTTCAAACCAACTCGCTTCCGGTAAGTAGTTCTACCCAAGAGTGAGACGGCGATTTTGACGAGCGGCTGATACTATTTCCGGCTCCCCAGCCGATGCCGATCAGACCGTCGACCCCTCCACCGGCGTCTCACCGGGTTCTGCGGGTTCGAGTCCCCGGTGATCCCCCCACGCGCGACCGACGATGTAGTAGGCGGAGACGGCGGCGTAGAACCCGACGAACCCGCCGATCACGAAGCCGATGATCGGGATCGCGTTCAGCGCACCCGTGAGCAGTCCCGCGCCGACCACGACGGCGAACGCCCACAGCCACGCGATCGCGTAGGTGCCGGAGAGAAGCGCCGGACGGAGCCTGGAGACCGAGAAGCCGGCGGTAACCTCGCCGGTCTCCGCCAGCGCCGCGATCGCTGCAGGCACGACGTAGGCGGCCACTAGGGCCGTCACGAGAGCCAGCAAGCCGCCGACGAGCAGGACCACGAGCCCGAGACCGCCTGCGGCCGTTCCGGCGGCTCCCGGCCCCTCGACGACCGTGAACGGGAGGATCGATCCCGCCACGACGACCACCGCCAGCACGGCGGGGACGAGACCGTAGGCGAGCGTTATCGCGAACGCTTTCACCCCGTCGACGAGCATATCGCCCCACTCGTCGAACGCCGGGGGGTGTTCGTCGCCGTGCATCGTGCGCTCCAAGACCCGGACGAGGTAGCCCAAAACAAGGATGGTCGGCACGACGAGCGCACCCAGAAGGCTCAGGATACCGCCGATCAGTACTGTTCTCGTCCAGTCGTCGTCGTCCCGGGGGTAGTGGAGTGCATCCTCTATCATAGCGATCGAGCGGTGCCGGCCCCCGCGTGCGTCCGACTCGCTGCGCGGCCGAATGACCTGCTCTGTGCGTCTTACGGCGCCGACGAGACATAAGTATAGTCCAGTTACTCGCCGGTGGTCACTCCTCGACGATCTCGCTGCCGCCGGCCGGGAGGAACTCCTGGATCCGGTCTGGGCTCGCGACCTTCCGCAGGAACGACTGGTCGGCGAAGCGGTTCTTGAACTCCCGGTAGATCATCTTGGCGGCGTCGTTCTGCGCGTACCGTCCGGGGCGGAGGCGGACGGCGGTCGCAACGCGGTCTTCGATCGCCGACGGGGGGCCGCCGACTACCCGGGTCTCGCCCTCACACTGCACGCCGACCGCGACCTCGCTTTCGACGTCCCGGTAGTACGTCCGGTCGCCGCGGATGACGAACGACCCCTTCTCGATGTACTCCCCCGACTCGGGCGTCTTCGACACCTGATCGGGGGTCACGGCGTAGGCCTCGCCGGCGAACCGCCCCTCCTTCCAGGTCGAAGAATAGGAGACCGCGAACTGCGCGGCCTCCGAAAGCGTCGTTTCGGGGAAGTCGACGGGCGCTGCTGGCTCGGAGGGCCCGGAGGCCTTCACCACCGTCACCGGGCCGCCGTGGGCCTGCGTGTGAAAGAAGCGGTCGTGTTTGTCGAGGTACTTCGTGACGATCTCCTCGTTCTGGTCGGCGTTGCGGCCGCCGATCACGAGGAAGCCGTCGGAGGAGTGGAACCACCGGAACCGCTCGTACCACTCCTCGGAACTCCTGATCGGGATCGACTCCATCGAGAGCCACTCGCGGTCGACGTCCTCGTCGTCGCCGTCGGGTTCGGGGTCCTCGTCGGCTTCCCACGCGTCGCGACGCCGTTTGACCGCTTCCAGTTCCTCGCGGGTGTTCTCGATGGCCTCCAGCGCCCCCTGCTTTTTGTCCTCGATCCGCTTTGCCTCCGTGTAGAGGCGGTCGGCGTTCTTCTCGACGCCGGTATCGACGTCGACGGTGACCTCGGTGTCGTCGAGTTCGACTGTGACGGTCCCCTCGGCGCCGTCGACGTCGACGACAGCCTCCGCGGCGGGGATCCCCCGCTCGGCGCCCCGAGCGAGCGTCTCGCGGATCTCGTCCCACGACACGTCCTCCGCTCGTGCGTCCCGCACGGTCGAGAGCACCTCGTCGACGAGGTCGTAGTTCGCATACAGGAGCTCCGCGCGGCGGCGTTCGGCCTCGGCCTGCTCCTCGAACTCCTCGATCGCGCCTTCCTGCTGGTCGATGATGCGCTTCTGTTTTGCGATCTCCGCCTCGAAGTCCGGCCGGGGACTCGCCGCCTCCTCGGCGGAATCGTCGTCGGCAGTCCGTTCCAGCCGGTCGAAGTACTCGTCGACCGCCTGGTTGAACGAGTCGGCGGCCTCGCTGTCGAGCCCCTCGCGTTCGTGTTCCTCCAGCGGGAACGGTGTCGCGTCGACGACCGCGCCGTCGTCCTCGTAGACGCGCGGGTCGAACTCGCCGGCGCGGAGTCGGGTCCGGAGGTCCTCGAGGGCGCCGTGGAGCGGACGGTACTCCTCGTCGCCCGCCTCCGCGATCGGCGTGGTCTTCTCGACGCCGGCCCGGGTGCAGACCTCCTCGGCGTAGAGGCCGCCCAGGTTCAACTGGGTCGCCAGCGTCCGCACCACGTCGGTGTCGGAGTCGTTCATCCGGCGGGCGAACGCGTCGTAGCTCACCGAGAGCGGGTTCACCCGGGAGGCGGGGAACTCGTACTGCGCACCCGGCGCGATCGTACGGGACTTGAGCCGGACGGTTTCGAGGCTCCGGACGACCTCGCCGGTCTCGTCGAGGACCGCGACGTTGCCCTGCCCGAACAGCTCCGCGACCACCCGGGTGTCCTCGTCGCCGCGCTCGAAGGAGAAGGTGAGGATCCGGTCGAACTCGAACTGCTCGACGCCCGCGAAGTCGGCGCCCGAAAGGCGGTTCCGCAGCATCTTCGCGAAGTTCGGCGGCCGTCCGGGCGCGTCGGGAACGCGGTCGGGGTCGGAGACGTGGGCGCGCTTCGTGTCGCCGACCTCGACCAGCAGTTCCACCCGGCCGCGGTCGAAGTCCCGCATCTTGAAGCGGAGCAGATCGTCGCCGTAGAGGTAGACCTTGTCGACCTTCGCGCCCTCGTACCGGTTCAACTCGGTGACGAGGGCAGCCAGATCGACGCTCGTGAGCTCCCGCTTCGGATCCATACGCGACCTTCTCGGGGGAGAATGAAAAGCCGCACGTTCCGTACGGGGAGGATCGCGAACGTCCGAACCGCCGAGTCACGCCGCTTTTATCCGACGACCGGCTACGGTCAGGTAATGTCGAAAGTGAGTATCGGGCTCCGCGGGTGGCGCTTCGACGAGTCGGCGGTGTTCACCGACGACGGGGAGTTCCGGTCGCTCGACGAACTGGACGGCGACACCCGACAGCGGCTCGTCCGGCTGACCTACCTCCAGGGCAAACCCTGCGACGCCTGCTATCTCGTCTACGGCGAGGCCGACAAAAAGCGGTGCAACCAGGCCGGGATCGTCTACGGCGAACCGATGGAGGAGGTGCTCCTGTGTCCCGACCACGAGGCGGACTTTCTCTACTGGTTCCGGGAGGCCGGCGGCGCCGACGCGGCTGGAACCGAGACGTTCCGCGACGAGTTCCACGAGTGGTTCGCGGCGGGGAACCGCGCGCCGGAGGGGTACGGCGGCCTCGACCACGTCGACACCGACCCCGCGGGACTGCCCGACCCGCCGGACCCCGAGGAGATCAACCGTCGCCTCAACGAGACCCACGACGGCGAGCGGAAGCGGATCGACCTCCGGACGGGTGAGATCACGACCGTCGACGACGAGGACGACGTCGACGCCCTCGATCTCGGTCGGGAGTACCCAACGGGCTGATGGCCGACGACGATCCGACAGTCGGCTCGGAGAATGGCGATACCGAACGCCTTGCGGGGACCGGGCGCACCCACGACCCGATCGTCGTCGTCGTCGACCCCGAAACCCCCGGCAACGTCGGGACCATCGCCCGCGCGATGAAGAACTTCGGGCTCTCGGACCTGAAGCTCGTCAACCCGCCCGAACTCCACGAGGACGGCGAGGCCTACGGGTTCGCCGGCCACGCCCGCGAGGACGTGCTCCCGAACGCCGAGGCGGTGACCTTCGAGGAGGTCGTCGAAAACTACCACACGATCGGCACGACCGCGATCACTAACGACGACAGCCGCCGACACGTCCGCTTTCCGTTCAAGACGCCCGTCGAGGTCCGGGAGAGCCTGGAAACCGTCGACACGCGGACCGCGCTCGTGTTCGGCCGGGAGGGGACCGGCCTCGACAACGAGGAACTCGCCCGGCTCGACGAGGTGTGTTCGATCCCCGCGAGCGCGGAGTATCCGGTGTTGAACCTCGGGCAGGCGGCGACGATCCTCCTGTACGAACTCCGGACGCTGACGGTCGAGGAGACCCAACTGCCGGACGTCGAGCGCGAACGCGCCGACGAGGCCGCGATCGACCGCTTTTATGAGTTCTTCGAGACCTTCCACCGGTCGGTCGAGAGTCGGGAGCACAAACGCGAGAAGACGCGGGTGATGATGCGCCGGCTGATCGGCCGGGCGCATCCCACGGAGCGGGAGATCACGACGCTCACGGGGATCTTCCGCCGGGCGAACGACCTCATCGGCGACCGGTCGTTCGGCGACCACGTCGACGGGGCGACCGACGGCGACGACCCCTCGACCTGATTGTCGGCGCGGGCTGACAGCAGGTATAAATCGCTGGTCGCCCGTGTGGGGGTATGGTAGTCCCACTCGTCGGCGGGGTGATCTCGTTCGTGATCGCGCTGCTTGTCGGCGGCCTCGCGATCCACATCAGCGCCCGCGTCGTCGTCGAGGTCGACGACTACAGGCGGGCGGTGATCACCGCGATCCTCGGGGCGGTCGCGTGGGCGCTCACCTCGTGGATCCCGCTTTTCGGCCCCGTGATCGCCCTCGTCGTGTGGGTCGGCGTCATCAACTGGCGGTATCCCGGCGGGTGGACGAAGGCGGCGATCATCGGCGTCGGCGCCTGGATTTCGGCGCTGCTGCTCCTGGTCGTGGTGAACTCGGTTCTGGGGCTCGGAATCGGCGCCTTCGGCGTCCCCGGGGCCTGATCGGGTCGCCCCCTCACCCGCGTCACGCCCGCTTTTGGATCTCCTCGCGGAGCACGTCGCTGACGGTTTCGCCGTCGGCCTTCCCGCGAAGCGCGCCCATCGCCTCGCCCATCAGCGCGGAGAACGCCCCCATCCCCTCGGCTTCGACCTGCTCTTCGTTGCGGTCGACGACCTCGCTGACGGCGTCGCGGACGTCCGATTCCGACACCCCCGAGAGGCCGGCCTCCTCGACGGCCGCCTCCGCCGAGAGGGTCGGGTCCGCGGCGACCGTCGAGAGCACCTCCTCGACGCCCTCCTTCGCCAGGTCGCCATCCTCGACCAGCCGCATCACTTCGAGCAGGTGGTCGTCTGTCAGGTTCCCGACCGCGACGTCGTCCCGGCGGAGTTCCGTCAGCGTCGATTCCAGGACGCCAGCCGCGAACGTCGCGTCGATGCCGGCGTCGACCGCCCGCTCGAACAGCGGCATCCGACGGCCGTAGGCGACCTGTTCTGCGAGCCCCGAACCGAGACCGAGTTCCGACTGGTACCGGTCGACCTTCTCGGTGAGGAGTTCGGGGGTCTCGACGTCGGAGGGGTCGAGTTCGACCGGCGGGACGTCGGTTTCGGGGTACATCCGCGCCGCGCCGGGCAGCGGCCGCAGGTATCTGGTTGTCCCGTCGTCGTTGGCGCCGCGGGTCTCCTCCGGAACGCCCTCAAGAGCGGTTGCGGCGCGCTCTGCGACCGCCTCGATCGCGAGGTCGGCGGTTTCGGTGTCGGCGGCGACGATCGCGACCGCGTCGTCCCCGCCGGCGCCGACCGCCTCGCGCAGGGCCTCGACCTCCGCGTCGGTCACGCCGTAGGCGGGGAGTTCGTCGGTGTGGAAGATCCCGCCGGCCCCGTTGCGCTTTGCGTGATCGGAGAGTTCGGTGCCGAGACGGCGGTCGGGCTGGATCTCCCGGCCGACCAGGCCGTCGAAGCCGTAGAGCGGGACCGCGGTCACGGAGCCTCCGTCCCCGAGGGCGCCGCCGATCACGCCGGAATCGGTGCCGTCGAACACCTCCGAGACGTCCCGGGTTTCCCCGACCGAGGCGTCGCGTTCGACCAACTCCTCGCGGATCGAGAGCAGTTCGACCTGCCGGCCGACCTCCCGGCGGACGATGTCGTCGATGTCGTCGAGCGCCTGGACGCCCTTGATCTCGACGCGGGCGCCCTCGGCGATCGAGACGTTCACGTCCTGACGGATCGTCCCGAGGCCACGCTTGACCGACCCCGTCGACCGGAGCAACATCCCGATGGTCTCGGCGGCCTCCCGCGCCTGTTGGGGGGAGTCGATGTCGGGACTGGTCCCGATCTCGACCAGTGGAACGCCCAGCCGATCCAGGGAGTAGGTGACGCCGCCGGCCCGTTTCTCGACCCGCTGGGCGGACTCCTCTTCGAGCAGGAGGTCCTCGACGCCGACCGCGCCCTCGCTCGTTTCGATCTCGCCGTCCTGGGCGACGAGCGCCGTCCGCTGGAAGCCGGAGGTGTTGGAGCCGTCGATGACGAGTTTCCGCATCACGTGGGCCTGCCCCACCGGCTCCATCTCCAGGAGGTCCGCGATCTGGAGGGCGACTTCTCGGGCCTCGGTGTCGAGCCGGTGGGGCGGCTCCTCGTCCTCCTCGACCAGGCAGGTGGTGTCGTAGGCGAGATACTCGAACTCGCGGTCGACGCGGCTCTCCTCGACGGCGGCGTCGTCGAGTTCGCCGAGTTCGCTCCGCGTGGGGTGGAGGTACCGCGTGAACGAGCGGACCGCCTCGCCGGGGTCGCGTTCCGAAGTCGGGCACCGACAGAACAGCTTCGTTGCGGTGTCGAGCTGCTGGTGGATCTCGAGCCCCGCGACGAGGCCGAGGTCGTCGTAGTCGAAGTCGGTCATTACTGAGGAGTGGGTACCCCCGGAATAAAAAATGGTTCAGTCCGCGACGGCGCCGGCGACACCTGTGGCCCCGGCGTCGGTGTGACTATACCCGCCGGAGTCCGTCGCCGATGCCCTGTCCCTCGTCGCACTCGGGGCAGGCGTAGTGCCAGCCGTCCGTCGTCGCCCGGCCCTCCGGGAACCGCGCCCCGCAACGTCGGCACTCGAGGAGGTCTCGACCGCGCTCGCGGGACTGTTGAACTTCCTGCATACCTACAGATTCGACGGAAGTCAGTATCAACGTACCGGTTTTTTGCCGGCTCGATTCGGCGGCTACTCCCCGCCGAGGATGCCTCGGTGGGTCATCGACTCGGGATCCAGCACCTCGTCGGCCTCGGCTTCGGTGAGGTACCCCTTGGCGACGACGACCTCACGGATCGTTTTGCCCTCCTTCAGCGCCGTCTTCGCGACCTCGCTGGCCTTGTCGTAGCCGATCGTTGGGTTCAGCGCGGTGGCGAGCGCCATCGAGCGTTCGACCTGCTGCCCGCAGACGTCCTCGTTGGCCTCCAGTTTCGCCACGAACCGCTCGCCGAAGGTCTCGGCCGCGTTCGAGAGGAGTTCGGCCGACTGGAGGACGTTGTGAGCGATGACCGGCTTGTAGAGGTTCAGGTCGATCTGCCCCTCTGCGGCCCCGGCCGCGACCGCGGCGTCGTTGCCGACCACCTGCTTGTGGACCTGGTTCACCGCCTCCGCGACGACGGGGTTGATCTTCCCCGGCATGATCGAACTCCCGGGCTGGTTCTCGGGCTGTTCGATCTCGCCGAGGCCGTTGCGCGGCCCCGACGCGAGCAGCCGGAGATCGTTCGCGATCTTGTTCAGCGAGCCCGCGACCGTCCGCAACGCGCCGTGGGCCTCGCTCATCGCGTCGTGGGCCGCCTGCGCCTCGAAGTGGCTGTCGGCGGGTCCGAAATCCAGGCCAGTTTCCTCGGAGATGTACTCCGCGGCCCGTTCGGGGAACTCGGGGTGGGTGTTGAGGCCGGTGCCCACTGCGGTCCCCCCGAGAGCGAGTTCCGCGAGATCATCGGTGACGTTCTCGACGCGGGTGATCCCCTTCTCGACCTGGGTGCGGTAGGCGCCGAACTCCTGTCCGAGTCGGACGGGGGTGGCGTCCTGGAGGTGGGTGCGGCCGGTCTTGACGACGCCGTCGAACTCGGTTTCCTTTTCGGCGAGTTCCTCGCGGAGCGTCCCCAGGGCCGGAACGAGGTCCTTGTGGACGGCTTCGAGCGCCGAGACGTGCATCGCGGTCGGGATCACGTCGTTGGAGGACTGCCCGTAGTTGACGTGATCGTTGGGGTGGACGACCCGGTCGCCGACGGACGCCCCGAGGATCTCGGCCGCGCGGTTGGCGATGACCTCGTTCGCGTTCATGTTCGAGGAGGTGCCCGATCCGGTTTGGAACACGTCGACCGGGAACTGGTCGTCGTGGTCGCCGGCGATCACCTCGTCGGCGGCGTCGACGATGGCGTCGGCGACCTCGTCGTCCAGGAGGCCGAGATCGCGGTTGGCTGACGCCGCGGCTCTCTTGACGATCCCGAGCGCCCGGACGAACCGGCGGCCGAAGGAAATCCCCGAGATGGGGAAGTTCTCGACCGCCCGCTGGGTCTGGGCGCCCCAGTAGGCGTCGGTCGGTACCTCGACCTCGCCGAGGCTGTCCCGCTCGATCCGGTAGTCGTCGTCGGACATGTCCGGGGACACGGCACGACCCCGCGTAAAACCCGTCGGTTCGGCCCCCGCGTCGACCTCGACGATCCGCCCGCCCGACTCCTATCCCTCGTACTCCTCGGGCGTGTAGGTCTTCATCTCCAGGGCGTGGATGTCGTCGGTCATCGCGTCGCCGAGGGCGTCGTACACCATCTGGTGCTGTTCCACCAGCGACTTCCCCTCGAAGGCAGTCGAGACCACGACCGCGGCGAAGTGGGCGTCCTCGTGGTCCTCATCGGGAACCCGCGGGAGCGTGACGCTCGCCTCCGCGTCGGGGATTCCGGCCTCGATCCGCCGTTCGACCTCGTCGGTGTCCATACCCGGTGTCGGCGGCGCGGGAAAATAAACTCCGTTACTCGCGAGGGCGTCGGCCGGACTCCCCGCGACGCCGTTTCGACCCCGCCGCGAACACTTATGTGCGAAACCGCGGAAGAACTCGCCAACAGCAGACACAGTATGTCCGGCGGTCCATCCTTCGGCGACGTCCTCGGAACCGACAGCCGCTGCCACGCCCGCTACACCGCGGCCGCGTCGTCGGAACTGTCGTCGAACGACGACCTCCGGGCGGCGATGGCGGCGTGGGAGTCGCTCGTCGTCGAGAGCCACGGGGACGTCTTCGGGCAACTGGACGCCGGCGTCGACTCCCTCTTCGTCGATGCCCTCTACGTCGACTTCGTCGTCGACCGGCTCATCGACCGGTACGAACGCCGCGTCGGCGTCGAGCTCCGAAACCGGTCTGCGGCCGAAAACACCGACGTCCTGCCCTTCGAGCTCCACACGCTCCACGCGGCGGTCGAAAGGGCGGTTCCCGGACGCCCGCTGGGAGAGGCGGTCGACCGCGTCGACCCGATTCACCCCGAGTCGGTTGCTGGCCTCCTTCGGGAGCTCCACGGGAGCGTCGTGTCGACCCCGCTCCGTCGACTGCTGGGGTCGTACTACACCCCCCGTGGAGTCGCCGACGTCGCGGTCGGCGAACTCGACGTCGATGACGCCGCGTCGGAGACGGTGCTGGATCCGGGCTGTGGCTCGGGCGTCTTCCTCGCGGCCGCCGTCGACGCGAAACTGGCAGCGCTTGAGGAGGATCTTCAGCCCGATGCCCGAGTCGACGCCATCA of the Halobellus ruber genome contains:
- the gatE gene encoding Glu-tRNA(Gln) amidotransferase subunit GatE codes for the protein MTDFDYDDLGLVAGLEIHQQLDTATKLFCRCPTSERDPGEAVRSFTRYLHPTRSELGELDDAAVEESRVDREFEYLAYDTTCLVEEDEEPPHRLDTEAREVALQIADLLEMEPVGQAHVMRKLVIDGSNTSGFQRTALVAQDGEIETSEGAVGVEDLLLEEESAQRVEKRAGGVTYSLDRLGVPLVEIGTSPDIDSPQQAREAAETIGMLLRSTGSVKRGLGTIRQDVNVSIAEGARVEIKGVQALDDIDDIVRREVGRQVELLSIREELVERDASVGETRDVSEVFDGTDSGVIGGALGDGGSVTAVPLYGFDGLVGREIQPDRRLGTELSDHAKRNGAGGIFHTDELPAYGVTDAEVEALREAVGAGGDDAVAIVAADTETADLAIEAVAERAATALEGVPEETRGANDDGTTRYLRPLPGAARMYPETDVPPVELDPSDVETPELLTEKVDRYQSELGLGSGLAEQVAYGRRMPLFERAVDAGIDATFAAGVLESTLTELRRDDVAVGNLTDDHLLEVMRLVEDGDLAKEGVEEVLSTVAADPTLSAEAAVEEAGLSGVSESDVRDAVSEVVDRNEEQVEAEGMGAFSALMGEAMGALRGKADGETVSDVLREEIQKRA
- a CDS encoding DUF4013 domain-containing protein — its product is MIEDALHYPRDDDDWTRTVLIGGILSLLGALVVPTILVLGYLVRVLERTMHGDEHPPAFDEWGDMLVDGVKAFAITLAYGLVPAVLAVVVVAGSILPFTVVEGPGAAGTAAGGLGLVVLLVGGLLALVTALVAAYVVPAAIAALAETGEVTAGFSVSRLRPALLSGTYAIAWLWAFAVVVGAGLLTGALNAIPIIGFVIGGFVGFYAAVSAYYIVGRAWGDHRGLEPAEPGETPVEGSTV
- a CDS encoding DUF4013 domain-containing protein codes for the protein MLSDALRYPLDGESWVRTILIGGLLTVLSVLVLPWFFLQGYYVRVLRGVTNGDPDLPQFDDWVELLIDGVKLFVLNVFVVIVLLAVQIAVAVLLGAGSLLAGDPSGVDPGAASGRLGLLGIVVFAVAVLLLSYVVPAMFANFAREDSLVAAFDLSTVLSGALTREYLIAWVLVIAVSLVLGTIASVLTLLLVGIFGLFYVQIATYYLFGRGFAAGLDADGAEY
- a CDS encoding RNA methyltransferase, with the protein product MADDDPTVGSENGDTERLAGTGRTHDPIVVVVDPETPGNVGTIARAMKNFGLSDLKLVNPPELHEDGEAYGFAGHAREDVLPNAEAVTFEEVVENYHTIGTTAITNDDSRRHVRFPFKTPVEVRESLETVDTRTALVFGREGTGLDNEELARLDEVCSIPASAEYPVLNLGQAATILLYELRTLTVEETQLPDVERERADEAAIDRFYEFFETFHRSVESREHKREKTRVMMRRLIGRAHPTEREITTLTGIFRRANDLIGDRSFGDHVDGATDGDDPST
- a CDS encoding histidine kinase N-terminal 7TM domain-containing protein, which codes for MTELSALATGLVGAAFVSAVIGGALALLAWRRSDTAAARPFLWFVLFQSAWSTATALTWLSPTFNAALAFKTLSYVFALGSLVSWVVFVVAYTRRDERFRGWPRTLFLGWNAIYVLLVLTNPVTELLLADPRPASFQGLMLVEWTPTDLFTANLLVIYGAVLVTYWLLIRFARRAVGGQGRQALAVLGGDLAFVGINVAYYVGGYSLHPSLDPSPIFFTVTVVVVGSALFAYDFLDYEPLVTDLLLEEMNDPIIVRDDVRGPIALNDAAARLVPEGAETLSDVAPALANAVDGAKSTVSLDLDGEQRTFDIGVSPIRTRDEQKRGDLLVLRDVTQQQRRQRELERQTERLDQFASVVSHDLRNPLSVASGRLELAREEYESDHLDRSADALDRMETLIDDLLTLARQGEAVRDPEPVELAELVDACWRTVATGEATLRTDVSLTVRADRSRLRQVLENLFRNAIDHGGPEVTVTVGELPDGNGFYVADDGPGVPEADHERIFESGYSPDEEGTGFGLRIVAEIVEAHGWDVDVSENENGGARFRIDVAGRAVKQPAE
- a CDS encoding BolA family protein, with protein sequence MDTDEVERRIEAGIPDAEASVTLPRVPDEDHEDAHFAAVVVSTAFEGKSLVEQHQMVYDALGDAMTDDIHALEMKTYTPEEYEG
- the rqcH gene encoding ribosome rescue protein RqcH, which codes for MDPKRELTSVDLAALVTELNRYEGAKVDKVYLYGDDLLRFKMRDFDRGRVELLVEVGDTKRAHVSDPDRVPDAPGRPPNFAKMLRNRLSGADFAGVEQFEFDRILTFSFERGDEDTRVVAELFGQGNVAVLDETGEVVRSLETVRLKSRTIAPGAQYEFPASRVNPLSVSYDAFARRMNDSDTDVVRTLATQLNLGGLYAEEVCTRAGVEKTTPIAEAGDEEYRPLHGALEDLRTRLRAGEFDPRVYEDDGAVVDATPFPLEEHEREGLDSEAADSFNQAVDEYFDRLERTADDDSAEEAASPRPDFEAEIAKQKRIIDQQEGAIEEFEEQAEAERRRAELLYANYDLVDEVLSTVRDARAEDVSWDEIRETLARGAERGIPAAEAVVDVDGAEGTVTVELDDTEVTVDVDTGVEKNADRLYTEAKRIEDKKQGALEAIENTREELEAVKRRRDAWEADEDPEPDGDDEDVDREWLSMESIPIRSSEEWYERFRWFHSSDGFLVIGGRNADQNEEIVTKYLDKHDRFFHTQAHGGPVTVVKASGPSEPAAPVDFPETTLSEAAQFAVSYSSTWKEGRFAGEAYAVTPDQVSKTPESGEYIEKGSFVIRGDRTYYRDVESEVAVGVQCEGETRVVGGPPSAIEDRVATAVRLRPGRYAQNDAAKMIYREFKNRFADQSFLRKVASPDRIQEFLPAGGSEIVEE
- a CDS encoding HVO_2901 family zinc finger protein, translating into MQEVQQSRERGRDLLECRRCGARFPEGRATTDGWHYACPECDEGQGIGDGLRRV
- a CDS encoding class II fumarate hydratase — translated: MSDDDYRIERDSLGEVEVPTDAYWGAQTQRAVENFPISGISFGRRFVRALGIVKRAAASANRDLGLLDDEVADAIVDAADEVIAGDHDDQFPVDVFQTGSGTSSNMNANEVIANRAAEILGASVGDRVVHPNDHVNYGQSSNDVIPTAMHVSALEAVHKDLVPALGTLREELAEKETEFDGVVKTGRTHLQDATPVRLGQEFGAYRTQVEKGITRVENVTDDLAELALGGTAVGTGLNTHPEFPERAAEYISEETGLDFGPADSHFEAQAAHDAMSEAHGALRTVAGSLNKIANDLRLLASGPRNGLGEIEQPENQPGSSIMPGKINPVVAEAVNQVHKQVVGNDAAVAAGAAEGQIDLNLYKPVIAHNVLQSAELLSNAAETFGERFVAKLEANEDVCGQQVERSMALATALNPTIGYDKASEVAKTALKEGKTIREVVVAKGYLTEAEADEVLDPESMTHRGILGGE